One Vogesella indigofera genomic window carries:
- the secE gene encoding preprotein translocase subunit SecE codes for MEMQDRLKLVAAILVLVAGVVGFYLLPADQGVLRALLFVVSIAIAAGVVWLSSPGKQFVLYAQESLVEAKKVVWPTRKEATQMTLMVFVFVLVLSLFMWLVDSSLSWLFYDVLLNRG; via the coding sequence ATGGAAATGCAAGATAGACTGAAGCTGGTTGCGGCGATTCTGGTGTTGGTGGCAGGGGTGGTTGGTTTTTACCTGTTGCCGGCAGACCAGGGTGTGTTGCGCGCACTGCTTTTTGTAGTCTCGATTGCGATTGCGGCCGGCGTGGTCTGGTTGTCGTCGCCAGGCAAGCAGTTTGTGCTTTATGCGCAAGAGTCGCTTGTCGAGGCTAAAAAGGTGGTGTGGCCGACAAGAAAAGAAGCAACCCAGATGACGCTGATGGTTTTTGTCTTCGTGCTGGTGCTGTCCTTGTTCATGTGGCTGGTCGATTCCTCCCTGTCGTGGCTGTTCTACGACGTATTGCTTAATAGAGGTTAA
- the nusG gene encoding transcription termination/antitermination protein NusG → MAKRWYVVHAYSGFEKSVQKALRERIERDGLQDLFGQVLVPVEEVVDIKNGRRSITERKFFPGYVLVEMEMTDETWHLVKSTPKVTGFVGGTANRPAPISVKEVESIMQQMQEGVEKPKPKVLFEVGERVRVNEGPFNDFNGTVDEVNYERNRLRVSVQIFGRDTPVELEFSQVEKL, encoded by the coding sequence ATGGCAAAGCGTTGGTATGTCGTGCACGCGTACTCCGGCTTCGAGAAGAGTGTGCAAAAGGCGCTGCGTGAGCGCATCGAGCGCGACGGTTTGCAGGATTTGTTTGGCCAGGTGCTGGTGCCGGTTGAAGAAGTGGTCGACATCAAGAATGGTCGTCGCTCCATTACCGAGCGCAAGTTCTTCCCTGGTTATGTGTTGGTCGAGATGGAAATGACCGATGAAACCTGGCATCTGGTGAAGAGTACGCCAAAGGTGACCGGTTTTGTCGGTGGTACCGCCAACCGTCCGGCGCCGATCTCGGTGAAAGAGGTCGAGTCCATCATGCAGCAGATGCAGGAAGGGGTAGAGAAGCCCAAGCCTAAGGTGCTGTTCGAGGTGGGTGAGCGCGTTCGCGTGAACGAAGGTCCATTCAATGACTTCAACGGCACGGTCGACGAAGTCAATTACGAGCGCAACAGGCTGCGCGTTTCGGTGCAGATTTTCGGTCGTGATACCCCGGTTGAACTCGAATTCAGCCAGGTCGAAAAACTTTAA
- the rplK gene encoding 50S ribosomal protein L11 gives MAKKIIGYIKLQVPAGKANPSPPIGPALGQRGLNIMEFCKAFNAQTQGVEPGLPIPVVITAYADKSFTFVMKTPPATILLKKAAGIQKGSAKAHADKVGKVTRAQLEDIAKAKQPDLTAADLDAAVRTIAGSARSMGLEVEGV, from the coding sequence GTGGCAAAGAAAATCATCGGCTACATCAAGCTGCAAGTGCCAGCTGGTAAAGCCAACCCATCGCCTCCTATCGGTCCTGCGCTGGGTCAGCGCGGTCTGAACATCATGGAATTCTGCAAGGCGTTCAACGCCCAGACTCAAGGCGTCGAGCCAGGTCTGCCGATTCCGGTGGTGATCACTGCTTACGCAGACAAATCCTTCACCTTCGTGATGAAGACCCCTCCTGCTACCATCCTGCTGAAAAAAGCAGCTGGTATCCAGAAGGGCAGCGCCAAGGCTCACGCTGACAAAGTCGGCAAAGTGACCCGCGCACAACTGGAAGACATCGCCAAAGCCAAGCAGCCAGACCTGACTGCCGCTGACCTTGACGCTGCAGTTCGTACTATTGCTGGTTCCGCCCGCTCCATGGGTCTGGAAGTGGAGGGTGTGTAA
- the rplA gene encoding 50S ribosomal protein L1: MAKLSKRVQALKAQVDRNKLYAVEEAIALVKGAATAKFDESIDVAVNLGVDPRKSDQVVRGSVVLPRGTGKSVRVAVFAQGANAEAAKAAGAEVVGFEDLAEQVKAGNLDFDVVIASPDAMRVVGQLGQILGPRGLMPNPKVGTVTPNVAEAVKNAKAGQVQYRTDKAGIIHATLGRASFEVEALRENFVALVDALVKAKPAASKGVYLKKIAVSSTMGVGVRVDTATTGV, from the coding sequence ATGGCAAAACTGTCCAAGCGCGTTCAAGCCCTGAAGGCTCAGGTTGATCGTAACAAGCTGTACGCCGTTGAAGAAGCCATCGCTCTGGTTAAGGGTGCTGCTACTGCAAAATTCGATGAGTCCATCGACGTTGCCGTGAATCTGGGCGTGGATCCACGTAAATCCGACCAGGTTGTGCGTGGTTCGGTTGTGCTGCCACGTGGTACCGGCAAGTCGGTACGCGTTGCCGTGTTTGCACAAGGTGCAAACGCTGAAGCAGCCAAGGCTGCCGGTGCAGAAGTGGTTGGTTTCGAAGACCTGGCTGAACAAGTCAAGGCCGGTAACCTGGACTTCGACGTTGTGATTGCTTCCCCGGATGCAATGCGCGTTGTCGGCCAACTGGGTCAGATCCTGGGTCCACGTGGCCTGATGCCTAACCCGAAGGTCGGTACTGTTACCCCTAACGTTGCCGAAGCCGTGAAAAACGCCAAGGCCGGTCAGGTTCAGTACCGTACCGACAAGGCTGGTATCATCCACGCCACTCTGGGTCGTGCTTCGTTCGAAGTGGAAGCCCTGCGCGAAAACTTTGTTGCTCTGGTTGACGCTTTGGTTAAAGCCAAGCCAGCTGCATCCAAAGGCGTATACCTGAAGAAAATTGCCGTATCCAGCACCATGGGTGTTGGTGTGCGCGTTGACACTGCAACTACTGGCGTTTAA
- the rplJ gene encoding 50S ribosomal protein L10, with protein sequence MSLNIEDKKAVVAAVSAQLADAQTLVIAEYRGIEVSSMTKLRAKARENGVYLRVLKNTLVRRAVAGTSFEALADQMVGPLVYAVSADPVAAAKVLQQFAKDDSKIVVKAGSYNGKVLSAAEVAELASIPSREELLSKLLYVMQAPVSGFARALAALAEQKQAEAA encoded by the coding sequence TTGAGTCTCAATATTGAAGATAAAAAGGCGGTTGTAGCTGCGGTATCTGCCCAACTGGCAGATGCACAGACACTCGTTATCGCTGAATATCGGGGCATCGAGGTTAGTAGCATGACCAAACTCCGCGCCAAGGCGCGTGAGAACGGCGTGTACCTGCGTGTTCTGAAGAACACTCTGGTACGTCGCGCCGTTGCTGGTACATCGTTCGAAGCACTGGCTGACCAAATGGTTGGCCCGCTGGTTTACGCTGTATCTGCTGATCCGGTAGCTGCTGCCAAGGTGCTGCAACAATTTGCCAAGGACGACAGCAAGATCGTTGTCAAGGCAGGTTCCTACAACGGCAAAGTACTGAGTGCTGCCGAAGTAGCCGAACTGGCTTCTATCCCGAGCCGCGAAGAGCTGCTGTCCAAGCTGCTCTACGTTATGCAGGCTCCGGTATCTGGTTTCGCTCGCGCTCTGGCCGCTCTGGCCGAGCAGAAGCAAGCCGAAGCCGCTTAA